The proteins below are encoded in one region of Salarias fasciatus unplaced genomic scaffold, fSalaFa1.1, whole genome shotgun sequence:
- the mynn gene encoding myoneurin, with translation MTAAVNHGKLLLQRLYEQREMDFLCDVTIVVRDVEFRAHRNVLAAFSEYFSFQAERGHQVTTLDPDKVSRYSLEKLLEFVYTGQMNLSSTRQAAVRRAAVFLGMSEATRYLEENPHWSEAGEASRPEAEPDLGPSPPSPASAGSPSSPLPLSIVSGGMDWLGAGADDGARGDGGAGGEPDGAGYSDDEYDPARPRGGGRGKGRKRGRRPRSLGDEQAEPSGGARGRGRGRRKGRRGRGRPRGAGRGGLTRESPLTYDLDAGARDCGDTSADWSPSHGDEAAAKRPRASGGGGRGQYRGRGRGRPRGRDGGGAGEEEEENGGEAPAAEYEGGAEPEDGEQKVPVLDVPLVCLQCNKDFKDVSSLRRHEKIHEGLKPFACIFCSKTFRQATQLKTHLRIHTGEKPFGCADCDKCFAQKCQLVAHRRMHHGEEKPYTCDRCGFKFATSSNYKIHIRLHSGEKPYVCDVCGQAFAQSSTLTYHKRRHTGEKPYQCDLCGMSFSVSSSLIAHARKHTGETPYKCPQEKCDAKFVTSSELKKHMRRLHPAEGNSGVQCLLCGNRFASVKNMIKHQEKAHADEVRQHKERARAVVLLASSHPVAFVQSKFAQETKSLAPVPEAEPANPEPSTPKVLLVSDAATDAANAAIIREFKSEPVDSPLGAAQVTFDPEQEQTINSDTLHALVEQLRPPASPAQSLEQIVIIRTVDADDGAAPPQ, from the exons ATGACTGCCGCCGTGAATCAtgggaagctgctgctgcagcggctgtACGAGCAGCGCGAGATGGACTTCCTGTGCGACGTGACCATCGTGGTGCGCGACGTGGAGTTCCGGGCGCACCGCAACGTGCTGGCGGCCTTCAGCGAGTACTTCTCCTTCCAGGCCGAGCGGGGTCACCAGGTCACCACGCTCGACCCCGACAAGGTCAGCCGCTACTccctggagaagctgctggagttCGTGTACACGGGCCAGATGAACCTCAGCAG CACCCGGCAGGCGGCGGTCCGCCGCGCCGCCGTCTTCCTGGGGATGTCGGAGGCGACCCGGTacctggaggagaaccctcACTGGTCCGAGGCGGGCGAGGCGTCGCGCCCGGAGGCGGAGCCGGACTTGGGGCCGTCGCCCCCCAGCCCCGCCTCGGCCGGCAGCCCCAGCTCGCCGCTGCCCCTGTCCATCGTCTCCGGGGGGATGGACTGGCTGGGGGCGGGCGCCGACGACGGCGCGCGAGGCGACGGGGGCGCCGGCGGCGAGCCGGACGGCGCCGGCTACAGCGACGACGAGTACGACCCGGCGAGGccccgcggcggcggccgggggaAGGGCAGGAAGAGGGGCCGCAGGCCCAGGAGCCTCGGCGACGAGCAGGCGGAGCCCAGCGGCGGcgccagggggcggggccggggcagGAGGAaggggcggcgggggcggggccggcccAGGGGGGCGGGAAGGGGAGGCCTGACCAGAGAGAGCCCGCTGACCTACGACCTCGACGCCGGCGCCAGGGACTGCGGCGACACCTCGGCCGACTGGAGCCCGTCGCACGGCGACGAGGCCGCCGCCAAGAGGCCGCGCGCCtccgggggaggggggaggggccagTACCGGGGGAGGGGCAGGGGCAGGCCCAGGGGGCGggacgggggcggggccggggaggaggaggaggagaacggcgGCGAGGCGCCGGCGGCCGAGTACGAGGGCGGGGCGGAGCCGGAGGACGGCGAGCAGAAGGTCCCGGTCCTGGACGTCCCGCTGGTCTGCCTGCAGTGCAACAAGGACTTCAAGGACGTGAGCAGCCTGCGGCGCCACGAGAAGATCCACGAGGGCCTCAAGCCCTTCGCCTGCATCTTCTGCTCCAAGACCTTCAGGCAGGCCACCCAGCTCAAGACCCACCTGCGCATCCACACAG GTGAGAAGCCGTTCGGCTGCGCCGACTGCGACAAGTGTTTTGCCCAGAAGTGCCAGCTGGTGGCGCACCGCCGCATGCACCACGGCGAGGAGAAGCCCTACACCTGCGACCGCTGCGGCTTCAAGTTCGCCACCTCGTCCAACTACAAGATCCACATCAG GCTGCACAGCGGCGAGAAGCCGTACGTGTGCGACGTGTGCGGCCAGGCCTTCGCCCAGTCCAGCACGCTCACCTACCACAAGCGGCGGCACACCGGTGAGAAGCCGTACCAGTGCGACCTGTGCGGCATGTCCTTCTCCGTGTCGTCCTCGCTCATCGCGCACGCCCGCAAACACACCG GCGAGACGCCGTACAAATGCCCGCAGGAGAAATGCGACGCCAAGTTCGTCACGTCGTCCGAGCTGAAGAAGCACATGAGGCGGCTCCACCCGG ctgaGGGGAACTCGGGCGTGCAGTGCCTGCTGTGTGGGAACCGCTTCGCCAGTGTGAAGAACATGATCAAGCACCAGGAGAAGGCTCACGCCGACGAGGTGCGGCAGCACAAGGAGCGCGCCCGAGCCg tgGTCCTGCTGGCCTCCAGCCACCCGGTGGCCTTCGTCCAGAGTAAGTTTGCCCAGGAGACCAAATCTCTGGCTCCCGTCCCCGAGGCGGAGCCGGCCAACCCCGAGCCCTCCACGCCCAAGGTGCTCCTCGTGTCCGACGCGGCGACGGACGCCGCCAACGCCGCCATCATCCGGGAGTTCAAGTCGGAGCCCGTGGACTCCCCGCTGGGCGCGGCCCAGGTGACCTTCGACCCCGAGCAGGAGCAGACCATCAACTCGGACACGCTGCACGcgctggtggagcagctgcgGCCGCCGGCGTCGCCGGCCCAGAGCCTGGAGCAGATCGTCATCATCCGCACCGTGGACGCCGACGacggcgccgccccgccgcaGTGA